From a region of the Solanum stenotomum isolate F172 chromosome 2, ASM1918654v1, whole genome shotgun sequence genome:
- the LOC125854217 gene encoding probable methyltransferase PMT24 yields the protein MAGGSYSHSGGRKSSDFCSKLTVVTFLGISCVGIWMLISSSFSITLQNSEISSTNLLGQYSGSTGDFLVNAKRGEDETFQGEKRFRRGRSLEEIGDETGLDSFQNEEREGESSNLRNEEENQENSESSSSGDESQSGDESSNRESEEVDSREKDSTSSDGESDTGGEDSNPDTSETTEKAKKGKTENEVFPAADQSEILKEATTQNGPWSTQAAESEKENESQGSSSSTDDKKGDKWKLCKTDAGPDYIPCLDNVQAIKKLQHTSHYEHRERHCPVEASTCLVPLPSGYKKSIGWPRSRDQIWYSNVPHGKLAQVKGHQNWVKVTGEYLTFPGGGTQFKQGALHYIDFLQKTLPQISWGKQTRVILDVGCGVASFGGYLFERDVLAMSLAPKDEHEAQVQFALERGIPAISAVMGTKRLPFPGKVFDAVHCARCRVPWHIEGGKLLLELNRVLRPGGHFIWSATPVYRKDEENVGIWEAMSELTKSMCWELLEINEDKLNEVGAAIFRKPTTNDCYQSRTQNDPPMCEEADDPDAAWNITLQACLHKAPADASARGAKWPAKWPLRSEKLPYWLKSSQVGVYGKAAPEDFAADYDHWKHVVSKSYLNDLGINWSSVRNVMDMKAIYGGFAAALKDLKVWVMNVVPIDSPDTLPIIYDRGLFGIYHDWCESFSTYPRSYDLLHADHLFSDIKKRCTIESVFAEVDRILRPEGKLIVRDNAETILEIENMARSVKWKVKMSYSKDGEGLLFVQKSFWRPNQEQIVKSAIA from the exons ATGGCTGGGGGAAGTTACTCCCATTCTGGTGGGAGGAAATCATCTGATTTCTGTTCAAAACTCACTGTTGTGACTTTTCTCGGAATTTCTTGCGTTGGGATATGGATGTtgatatcatcatcattcagtATAACTCTTCAAAATTCAGAGATATCTTCGACGAATCTTTTGGGGCAGTATTCAGGCAGTACTGGTGATTTTCTAGTCAATGCAAAGAGAGGAGAAGATGAAACATTCCAGGGAGAAAAACGGTTCAGAAGGGGAAGGTCTTTAGAGGAGATTGGAGATGAAACGGGGTTGGATAGTTTCCAAAATGAGGAAAGGGAAGGAGAAAGCTCTAATTtaagaaatgaagaagaaaatcaagaaaattctGAATCCAGTTCATCAGGTGATGAATCTCAGTCTGGTGATGAGAGTTCAAATCGAGAGAGTGAGGAAGTAGATTCGAGAGAGAAAGACTCAACTTCAAGCGATGGCGAGTCAGATACTGGAGGTGAAGACTCAAATCCAGATACTTCTGAGACAACAGAGAAAGCAAAGAAAGGAAAGACGGAGAATGAGGTTTTTCCAGCTGCTGATCAATCAGAGATTTTGAAAGAAGCTACAACACAAAATGGGCCATGGTCAACTCAGGCTGCTGAGTCTGAAAAGGAGAATGAGTCACAGGGTTCTTCATCATCTACAGATGACAAGAAGGGAGATAAGTGGAAGCTATGCAAAACTGATGCTGGACCAGATTATATTCCCTGTCTGGATAATGTGCAAGCTATAAAGAAGCTCCAACACACTAGCCACTATGAACATCGTGAAAGGCATTGCCCTGTTGAAGCTTCAACTTGCCTTGTTCCTCTGCCTTCAGGATACAAGAAGTCAATTGGATGGCCTAGGAGCAGGGATCAG ATATGGTACTCTAATGTTCCTCATGGAAAGCTAGCCCAGGTCAAGGGGCACCAAAACTGGGTCAAAGTAACTGGAGAGTACCTTACTTTCCCCGGTGGAGGTACTCAATTTAAGCAAGGCGCTCTTCATTACATTGATTTCCTCCAGAAG ACCCTGCCTCAAATTTCATGGGGCAAACAAACACGTGTTATTTTGGATGTTGGTTGTGGAGTGGCCAGCTTTGGAGGATACCTCTTTGAAAGAGATGTACTAGCAATGTCACTTGCCCCCAAGGATGAGCACGAAGCCCAAGTGCAATTTGCACTCGAAAGGGGTATCCCTGCTATATCAGCTGTTATGGGAACTAAAAGACTACCATTCCCTGGTAAAGTGTTTGATGCTGTCCATTGTGCACGGTGTAGAGTTCCATGGCATATTGAAG GTGGCAAACTTCTCCTAGAATTGAATCGTGTCTTGCGGCCCGGTGGTCACTTCATTTGGTCTGCAACACCAGTCTATCGGAAGGATGAGGAAAATGTTGGAATTTGGGAAG CCATGTCTGAACTAACTAAGTCAATGTGCTGGGAACTATTGGAAATTAATGAAGATAAACTAAATGAAGTAGGTGCAGCTATATTCAGAAAGCCAACTACAAATGATTGCTACCAGAGTAGAACACAAAATGACCCACCTATGTGTGAAGAAGCTGATGATCCAGATGCTGCCTG GAATATAACACTTCAGGCATGTTTGCACAAAGCTCCAGCAGATGCATCTGCACGTGGAGCAAAGTGGCCAGCAAAATGGCCTTTGAGATCGGAGAAGCTTCCTTATTGGTTGAAAAGTTCTCAagttggagtttatggaaaaGCAGCCCCAGAAGACTTTGCTGCAGACTATGATCATTGGAAACATGTTgtgtcaaaatcatatttaaatgaTCTTGGCATTAACTGGTCTTCAGTAAGGAATGTCATGGATATGAAAGCTATTTATGGAGG ATTTGCTGCAGCACTGAAAGACTTGAAAGTCTGGGTTATGAATGTAGTTCCAATTGACTCACCCGACACACTTCCAATTATATATGACCGTGGCTTGTTTGGCATTTACCACGACTGGTGTGAATCCTTCAGCACATACCCCAGATCTTATGATCTTCTTCATGCAGATCATCTTTTCTCCGATATCAAGAAAAG GTGCACGATAGAATCAGTATTTGCAGAAGTTGACAGGATTCTGAGGCCAGAAGGAAAGTTGATTGTGCGGGACAATGCTGAAACTATTCTTGAAATTGAGAATATGGCTAGGTCAGTAAAATGGAAAGTGAAAATGTCTTACTCAAAGGACGGTGAAGGATTACTATTTGTTCAAAAATCATTTTGGCGTCCAAATCAAGAACAGATAGTCAAGTCAGCCATTGCATAA